A single Ignavibacteriales bacterium DNA region contains:
- a CDS encoding M20/M25/M40 family metallo-hydrolase produces MKIRSNLILLLILPFLILHTQEKGLISITNLRANLEVLASDEFEGREAATRGDRLSQLFIISELKKSGVKPLPEYPDYRMPVELTLTKISDKSTFTLDMGVGEVKKVVRFGEEIVSWSKYRSDTVLNYSVIFAGYGLEVPEQGWNDYEGLDVRGKLVIIASGVPKALNPENDPAVEEEYSGAKLFTAYGKGAAGIIFTGDKSIEEEWSSLSKPAISLPSKASTRNPGRGVFLMKEEGLKKLLSGSPLSYAEYIQKKEAGEKLSAFVLGVSGTLDIMAKQEAGYTTNIIGYVEGSDPVLKEEFVALGAHYDHVGIDRGQVYNGADDDGSGIVAVLEAARALVSAKNIKRSVLVVLHGAEEKGLLGASYLSDNFGRMDKIIAQINIDMVGREHQDSIYSVGSDKISSELKAIVEEVNKKTVKFAFNYKFDEPDDPNRIYERSDHYHYARKGIPVVFFYDYMLEDYHKPTDDIEKINFEKIRKVSELMYHLSIRLANLDKRLTPDERPD; encoded by the coding sequence ATGAAAATACGTTCCAATCTGATACTACTGCTGATCCTTCCTTTCCTGATTCTGCATACACAGGAAAAAGGGCTGATCAGCATCACCAATCTCAGGGCAAACCTGGAAGTTCTGGCCTCTGATGAGTTCGAGGGGCGGGAAGCAGCCACCAGAGGTGACCGCCTTTCCCAGTTGTTTATTATCTCTGAATTAAAAAAATCAGGGGTCAAACCGTTGCCGGAGTATCCTGATTACAGGATGCCGGTGGAACTCACCCTGACAAAAATAAGTGATAAATCAACATTTACTCTCGATATGGGGGTCGGAGAAGTAAAAAAGGTTGTACGGTTTGGTGAGGAAATAGTAAGCTGGAGCAAGTACCGTTCTGATACCGTTCTGAACTATTCGGTAATTTTTGCCGGCTACGGTCTTGAAGTGCCTGAGCAGGGATGGAATGACTATGAAGGGCTTGATGTACGTGGCAAACTGGTGATTATCGCCTCAGGGGTGCCAAAAGCTCTGAATCCGGAAAATGATCCCGCCGTTGAAGAAGAATACTCAGGAGCGAAACTTTTTACTGCTTATGGCAAAGGCGCGGCCGGAATCATTTTTACCGGTGACAAGAGTATCGAGGAGGAATGGTCATCCCTTTCAAAACCTGCCATCTCTCTTCCCTCAAAGGCTTCCACCCGCAATCCGGGACGCGGAGTGTTTCTGATGAAAGAGGAGGGGCTGAAAAAACTTCTTTCAGGATCACCCCTTTCTTATGCGGAGTATATACAGAAAAAAGAGGCAGGCGAGAAACTCTCCGCCTTTGTGCTCGGTGTCAGCGGTACGCTTGATATTATGGCAAAGCAGGAAGCAGGATATACTACAAATATTATTGGCTATGTTGAGGGGAGTGATCCGGTGCTGAAGGAAGAATTTGTCGCGCTTGGCGCCCATTATGACCATGTGGGTATTGACCGCGGACAGGTATATAACGGCGCGGACGATGACGGGTCCGGTATTGTTGCCGTTCTTGAGGCCGCGCGGGCTCTGGTAAGCGCAAAAAACATCAAACGTTCGGTGCTGGTTGTTCTTCACGGAGCTGAGGAAAAGGGGCTGCTCGGAGCGAGTTATCTGAGTGATAATTTTGGCAGGATGGATAAGATTATCGCGCAGATTAATATTGATATGGTCGGACGCGAGCATCAGGATTCCATTTATTCGGTTGGCTCGGACAAGATTTCCTCTGAGCTCAAGGCAATCGTTGAGGAAGTTAACAAAAAAACCGTTAAGTTTGCGTTTAATTATAAATTTGATGAGCCGGATGATCCCAATCGTATATATGAACGGAGCGATCATTACCATTACGCAAGAAAAGGAATCCCGGTTGTCTTCTTTTATGATTATATGCTGGAAGACTATCATAAGCCGACCGATGATATAGAGAAGATTAATTTTGAAAAGATCAGAAAAGTTTCGGAACTGATGTATCATCTGAGTATCCGTCTGGCTAACCTTGATAAGCGCCTGACACCTGATGAACGGCCGGATTAA